Genomic segment of Anaeromyxobacter sp.:
GGCCTGGAAGAGCTGCAGCATGTCGACGAAGTCGGTGCCGTGCACCGGGTCGCCGCCGATGCCCACCGCGGTGGACTGGCCCATGCCCAGCGAGGAGAGCTGCTTGACGGCCTCGTAGGTCAAGGTCCCGGAGCGCGACACCACCCCGATGCGGCCGGCCTTGTGGATGTGGCCAGGCATGATGCCGATCTTGCACTGGTCGGGGGTGATGACGCCGGGGCAGTTGGGCCCGAGCAGCCGCACCCCGGGGTTGACCGCCAGGAAGCGCTTGACCCGCACCATGTCGAGGATGGGGATGCCCTCGGTGATGGCCACCACCAGCGCCACCCCGGCGTCGGCCGCCTCCATGATGGCGTCGGCGGCGTAGGGCGGCGGCACGAAGATGGCGGCGGCGTTGGCGCCGGTCTCCCGGACCGCCTCCTCCACCGTCTGGAAGATGGGGACCTGCTTCTGGAAGGTGGTGCCGCCGCGGCCAGGCGTGACGCCGGCCACCACCCTGGTGCCGTAGGCCACCATCTGCTCGGTGTGGAAGCTGCCGGCCGAGCCAGTGATGCCCTGGACCAGCACGCGGGTGTTCTTGTCGACGAGGATGCTCACGTGGACGCTCCGGGGGGCGGCGGGGCCGCTCAGGCCAGACGGGCGGCGGCCACGGCCTTGCGGGCCGCCTCGCCGAGGTCGTCCGCAGGGGTGATGGCGAGCCCGCTCTGGGCGAGGATCTGCTTGCCGAGCTCGACGTTGGTGCCCTCGAGCCGCACCACCAGCGGGATGGTCAGGCCCACCTGCCTGGCCGCCACCACGATGCCGTTGGCGATGACGTCGCACTTCATGATGCCGCCGAAGATGTTGACGAGGACGCACTTCACGTTGGGATCCGACAGCAGGATCTTGAAGGCCGCCGTGACCTTCTCCTCGTCGGCGCCGCCGCCCACGTCGAGGAAGTTGGCGGGGCGGCCGCCCGACAGCTTGATGGCGTCCATGGTGGCCATGGCCAGGCCGGCGCCGTTCACCATGCAGCCGATGTCGCCGTCCAGCGCGATGTACTGCAGGTCGTGCTCCTTGGCCTGCGTCTCGCGGGGATCCTCCTCGTCCGGGTCCCGCATGGCCGCGATGTCCGGGTGGCGGTACAGGGCGTTGTCGTCGAAGTTCATCTTGGCGTCGAGCGCCAGCACGTCGCCGGCCACCGTCACCACCAGCGGGTTGATCTCCGCCAGCGAGGCGTCGGTGGCGATGTAGGCGTTGTAGAGGCCGGTGGCGAAGCGGACGAAGGCGTTGACCGAGTCGCCCTGCAGCCCCAGGCCGAAGGCCAGGCGGCGCGCCTGGAAGGCCAGCATGCCGGTGGCCGGATAGATCAGCTCCCGCAGGATCTTCTCGGGCGTGTCGTGGGCCACCTTCTCGATGTCCACGCCGCCCTCGGTGGAGGCCATGATGGCCACCCGGCCGACCTCGCGGTCCAGCGTCATGCCGAGGTACAGCTCGCGGGCGATGCGGCAGCCCTCCTCCACGTAGACCTTGTTGACCCGCTGCCCCTCCGGGCCGGTCTGGGGCGTCTTGAGCATCATCCCCAGCATGGCCTCGGCGTGGCTGCGCGCCTCGTCCGGCGAGCGGGCCAGCTTGACCCCGCCGCCCTTGCCGCGGCCGCCGGCGTGGATCTGGGCCTTGACGGCGCAGATGCCGCCGCCCAGCTGCCGGGCCGCGCCCTCCGCCTCGAGCGGCGTGGCCGCCAGGTAGCCGCGCGGGACGGCCACCCCGAACTTCCGAAGGATGTCCTTGGCCTGGTACTCGTGGATCTTCAAGGGGTCACTCTCTCGGCGCCGCGCCCGCTGCCCGGGCCGTGGTGGCCGGGAGCGGCGTGGCGCGGCAGGGTATACAACCTCGGCGACGCCTTTGGCGACTGCCGCGGAGGGGGGGCCGACCCACCGGCCCCGGGCGGGCGCCTAGAGGTTGGTTTCGGCCACCGACCGGCGCACGCTCTCCACCGAGCGGGCCAGCATGGCCTGCTCGCCCTCGTCGAGGTCCACCTCCACCACCCGCTCCACCCCGCCGGCGCCGATCACCGCCGGCACCCCCAGGAACAGGCCGCGCACCCCGTACTGCCCCTCCAGCATGACCGAGCAGGGCAGCACCCGCTTGGAGTCGTTGAGGTAGCTCTCGGCCATGGTGACGGCGCTGACGGCCGGGGCGTAGAAGGCCGAGCCGGTGCCCAGCAGGGCCACGATCTCGCCGCCGCCCTTGCGGGTCCGCTCCACGATGGCGTCCAGCCGGGCCTGGTCCAGGAACTTGCCGAGCGGCGCCCCGCCGATGGAGCTGTAGCGCAGGAGCGGCACCATGTCGTCGCCGTGCCCGCCCAGCACCAGCGCCGTGACGTCCTGGGGCGACACCCCGGCCGCCTCGCCCACGAAGTACTGGAAGCGCGCCGTGTCGAGCACGCCCGCCATGCCGACCACCCGGTGCCTCGGGAAGCCGGTCACCTTGTACATGGCGTAGACCATGGCATCGAGCGGGTTGGTCACCACGATGACCAAGGCGCCGGGGGCGTACTGCTTGATGCCCGTGGCGACCCGGGTGATGGCCTCCAGGTTCACCTTGAGCAGGTCGTCCCGGCTCATGCCGGGCCGGCGGGGCACCCCCGCCGTGACGATGCAGACGTCGGCGTCGCGGATGGCCGAGTAGTCGCTGACGCCGCCGCCGCTCACCGCCACGTCCGCCTGGAGGACCCCGCGGGTCTCCTGCAGGTCGAGCGCCTTGCCCTTGGCCACCCCCTCCATGATGTCCACCAGCACCACGTCGCCGAGCTGCCGCTGCAGGCAGAGCAGCGCCATGGTGCCGCCGATCTGGCCGGCGCCGATGAGGGCAAGCTTCTTGCGGGTCGCCATCTGGATCCTCCTGGGGTCGCGCTGCGGGTGGTGCCGCCCTACCCCGGCATGTGCCGGATGGTCTCGTCGCCGAAGCCGGAGCAGGTCACCTCGACCACCCCGGGGACGCCCTCGGCGCGCATCAGCCTGGCGAAGTCGGAGGTGACGCGGCGCGCCCGGATGGCGCCGCGCAGCCCGCGGTCCACCAGGTCGGCCGCCTCGTCCCACCCCAGGTGGCGCAGCAGGAGCTCGCCGGAGCGGATCACCGAGCCCGGGTTGGCCCGGTCGAGGTCGGCCAGGCGAGGGGCGGTGCCGTGGGTGGCCTCGAAGACGGCGTGGCCGGTCTGGTAGTTGGCGTTGCCGCCCGGCGCGATGCCGATGCCGCCCACCTGGGCCGCCAGCGCGTCCGACAGGTAGTCGCCGTTCAGGTTGGGCGTGGCGATGACGTCGAACTCCTCGGGCCGCGTCAGCGTCTGCTGCAGGGCCACGTCGGCGTAGACGTCCTTCACCTCCAGCCGGCCGGCGGCGCGGGCCGCCGCGAGCTCGGCCGCCGCCGCCTCGTCGCCGCGGGCCGCCTTGGTCCGCTCCCACTGCGCCTGGGTGTAGGTCCGGGCGCCGAACTCCCGCTCCGCCAGGGCGTAGCCGAAGGCCCGGAAGGCGCCCTCGGTGTGGCGCATGATGTTGCCCTTGTGCACCAGGGTGAGGCTGCGGCGGCGGTGGCGCAGGGCGTACTCGAGGGCCGCCCGCACCAGCCGCTCGGTGCCCTCCTTGCTGATGGGCTTGAGCCCCAGCCCGCAGCTGGCGGGGAA
This window contains:
- the sucD gene encoding succinate--CoA ligase subunit alpha, encoding MSILVDKNTRVLVQGITGSAGSFHTEQMVAYGTRVVAGVTPGRGGTTFQKQVPIFQTVEEAVRETGANAAAIFVPPPYAADAIMEAADAGVALVVAITEGIPILDMVRVKRFLAVNPGVRLLGPNCPGVITPDQCKIGIMPGHIHKAGRIGVVSRSGTLTYEAVKQLSSLGMGQSTAVGIGGDPVHGTDFVDMLQLFQADPDTDAVIMIGEIGGSEEEKGAAYVRAHMTKPVVGFIAGRTAPPGKRMGHAGAVISGGSGTAEAKLDAMREAGIMVVEGPHLLGKAMKETLARRPKAREPERAAPARPAAPAKAAAPARAAAPTKGARPAPVARGGKKR
- the icd gene encoding NADP-dependent isocitrate dehydrogenase, with the translated sequence MAEAKPVLPKDGSKIAMVGGVLQVPDRPIVPYVEGDGVGRDIWRATVRVLDAAVDQAYRGGRKIAWTEVYAGEKAFTKFGSWLPDETIETFREYLVGLKGPLTNPAGGEIRSLNVALRQRLDLYVCLRPVRWIEGVPTPVKHPERVEVVVFRENTEDTYAGIEWEAGSEAAARLLAFLAREFPRDHARIRFPASCGLGLKPISKEGTERLVRAALEYALRHRRRSLTLVHKGNIMRHTEGAFRAFGYALAEREFGARTYTQAQWERTKAARGDEAAAAELAAARAAGRLEVKDVYADVALQQTLTRPEEFDVIATPNLNGDYLSDALAAQVGGIGIAPGGNANYQTGHAVFEATHGTAPRLADLDRANPGSVIRSGELLLRHLGWDEAADLVDRGLRGAIRARRVTSDFARLMRAEGVPGVVEVTCSGFGDETIRHMPG
- the sucC gene encoding ADP-forming succinate--CoA ligase subunit beta, coding for MKIHEYQAKDILRKFGVAVPRGYLAATPLEAEGAARQLGGGICAVKAQIHAGGRGKGGGVKLARSPDEARSHAEAMLGMMLKTPQTGPEGQRVNKVYVEEGCRIARELYLGMTLDREVGRVAIMASTEGGVDIEKVAHDTPEKILRELIYPATGMLAFQARRLAFGLGLQGDSVNAFVRFATGLYNAYIATDASLAEINPLVVTVAGDVLALDAKMNFDDNALYRHPDIAAMRDPDEEDPRETQAKEHDLQYIALDGDIGCMVNGAGLAMATMDAIKLSGGRPANFLDVGGGADEEKVTAAFKILLSDPNVKCVLVNIFGGIMKCDVIANGIVVAARQVGLTIPLVVRLEGTNVELGKQILAQSGLAITPADDLGEAARKAVAAARLA
- the mdh gene encoding malate dehydrogenase; translated protein: MATRKKLALIGAGQIGGTMALLCLQRQLGDVVLVDIMEGVAKGKALDLQETRGVLQADVAVSGGGVSDYSAIRDADVCIVTAGVPRRPGMSRDDLLKVNLEAITRVATGIKQYAPGALVIVVTNPLDAMVYAMYKVTGFPRHRVVGMAGVLDTARFQYFVGEAAGVSPQDVTALVLGGHGDDMVPLLRYSSIGGAPLGKFLDQARLDAIVERTRKGGGEIVALLGTGSAFYAPAVSAVTMAESYLNDSKRVLPCSVMLEGQYGVRGLFLGVPAVIGAGGVERVVEVDLDEGEQAMLARSVESVRRSVAETNL